The genomic window TACATCCGAACCTAAGGTTAAATAAATATTCTCTTTTACTACAGGGCTATAACCCACAAAGGTTACGGTAATTTTGTATGGCCCGCCTGGGTTTAAGTTGCCAATGCGGTAAAGTCCGTTCTCATTTGACGAACCTTTAGATACAGTACCTGTTGGAACGTGCATCATCACAATGGTTGCCCCTGGGATGATACCCTTATTATCCTTAATCTTTCCATTAATACTAGATGTTGTAACCTGTGCCTGAGCAAATGTGACCAAGAGCAGCAGCATACTTACTAGGGATAGTATACGTGATTTCATTTTCTGTTGTTTTATTTTTATGCAAAACAACAGTCCTCATGTTAATTAAATATTAACACTAAATTAAGTTTAACATTAGGTTAACAATATGAAAATCAGAATAATACAATAAGAAAACAATTCCTTAACAACCAATATTTCAGGCCGGAATATAATGAAGAATAGAAAATCCAAAGATGAAAACGAAAGATGAAGATTTAATGAAGTTTTGATTAGTCCGAAGTCCTTAGTCGGGAGTCCAAAGTCGATTAACCGATTTGAACAATTAACCACAGAACAAATTTCTTCCTCCTGCTAACTAATAAACCAATAACAAATGAACTAATGAACCTATATATCATCAGTTTACACTTTTAACAAACCACGAAATGCTCTTGCAGCATAATACGATTGTGCACCGTTATGGTAAACAAATACATGGTCGTAGCGGCGATCACCGAAAAGGGCACCGCCCAATTTTCTAATTTCGGGAGGAGTAACAATCCAACTAGACGTTTTGGTATCGAATTTTCCGAATTGCTGCAAAAAGTGGTATTGTTCTTCTGTTAAAAGTTCTACCCCCATCGCAGCAGCCATATCAACAGCATTATTTTCCGGTTGATGCTCTTTTCTCGATTCCAGCCCTTCCAAATCATAACAAATACTTCTACGGCCTTTGGGACTTTCTGCCGAACAATCGTAAAAAATATATTCGCCTGTTTCTTTATCATAATCAACAACATCGGGTTCGCCACCAGTTACCTCCATTTCATCAAGCACCCATAGTTTTTCGGGATTTGCTTCCAACTTCGCCTGTACCTTAGCCCATTCCAGTCCTTTATGCCGATTCATATTCTTCTCGAAACGGGCTTTTAATATATGAAGGAGTTCTTCCGTCTGCGCTACCGATAACTCTTTTTTATTGTTATTTATTTTACTCATCAGTTTTATTTTTGGTTAAAAATCCTGTCGTCTATAATTCTATCCTAATCAAGTATAAGGTTTATCCCGTCCCTCAGCACCGCTTTTTTTACTAAATAGGCTTGGAGCGCAGTGCCTGAACAAAGCATTAAGTTTCTTCCCGTTTTACGCTTCGCTTCCTCGTACCTCGTTGCTGCAGGGTAACGCTTTAACCGGGGCTAAATGGCTAAGACAGCTTTTCATTTTCGGGGTTGCAAGGTGCAGAAACCCTTGTCCCTAAACCCGACAGCAGCGACAGCCTCCGATTAAGCACCGATTTATGTTATATTTTGGTGTGCTTGCTTGTTTCACAGGTCTTCTATCGGAGCTATAGCGAATGGCGGGACTGAAAACCGCCAAGAACTACAAGCCATTCATTTCCTAATTCAGAAAACATTATCTCTACCTGGAGCACAACGCCTTTACACTACACTAAAAGATCTTTCGACAACCCAATGGTTATTTACGTACATCTCAAATGATAACATCCAACACCACAAAATAGGAACGATTAGTCATTCAATCCTTTGCCACTTAATATCTGCGGTATAAATTTCTCTACTCTTGCCTCACGGGTTTTAGCTTGCTTGGGTGCCGCAAAATGAAGCAGATAAGCTCTTTGACGGCCGGGCGTTAAGGCTTCGAATGCCGCTTTTAAATCTGGAATGTGATCTAATTTATGCTGAAACTCAACCGGAACGGTATACTCCGTAGTCTTTTTCAAATCTACTTTCAAACCAGCTTTTTCTACCTCAATGGCTTCATAAATATAAGTCTTCAAAATAGCTTTAAGCTCCACTATTTCGAGGGCATTGGTAAAGCGTGCCTGCCTGCCCACTTGTACATTCTTCGTTTGCTGGATCAAGATCCCAGCGGCATCATTTAATAAAACGCCTTCAAAAAATAAAAATGCGCAGTATTCTTTAAAATCATGTATTAAAACGACGTTGCTGTTGTGCAAGGTATAGCAAGGCACACCCCATTTTAATTCTTCGGTAAGTCCACAATCTAGGGCAATTGCCCGCAGCAGCAACAGTTCTTCCTGCCACTTTTTCGCTTTGTTAAAATAAAAATCAACTTTTGGGTTCGTTTTCATATCAGTAGAATTTGTTTGTTCCTTTGCCCTGTTCCTTCTTTTATGGTTTAAGTTATTTTAGTTAACTGAGCTAATTTTTCTATCCGCAGGCCTAAAATACCACGACACTACAGTTAACACAAGTAGCAATATTGGCCCGAAATATGCCGAAGTACTGGTATCGCCAATAGCAATATGTGAGAAAACAGCACCAGACATGGCAAAGAAAAAACCTGCATAAGCCCATTCTTTCAACAAAGTAAATTTAGGAATTAACACAGCAACCACACCTAAAATTTTCCAAATTCCTAATATAGTCAGAAAATAAAGTGGATAACCCAACTGCGTAAACAACGCCACTTCTTCTTTCATTTTTATCAACTGTACTACTCCTGTTGATAACATACCTAGCGACAGCCAAATGGTGGCAATCCAATAGATAATTTTGTTTCTCTTTGTCATAATGTATTATTTTAATTGATTTACAATGTTTTGTAAACGGTTGTGCGCCATATTAATACCCTGAGCAAAAGGCAAGGCAAGTATTTGATCCCTTAATGCTACTGATTTATAAACTACATGCATAGTAAGTTTACTACGATCATCGGTTAGTTTATCAAACTTTAAAAACTCAAGCTGAACGCCAAAAGGCGTGTTCTCCATTTCGAATGTTCGCGTTATTTTTTCATCAGGCACAAACTCGTGTATAACTCCGGTGGCTACAAACGCTAGGTTCCCTTTAGCATCAGCCGTTTCGAACTGGTAACTGCCATACTTTTTGTTTTCAAGTTTCAATACTTTTGTTCCCATCCATTGTGCTATAATTTCAGGTTCAACATAAGCCTTAAAAAGCAATGCTACAGGCAGATCAAATTCTCTGGTAATGATCATTTCCTGTTTGCCATTTTCGGCATCGATTTTTGTTTTCTGCTCCATGTTATGCTATTTGCTTGGTTTATAGTTTTTCATAATATTTTCCAGTTTATTAAATCTGTCATCCCACATTTTGCGGAACGGCTCAATAAAATCGGCAATTTCTTTCATTTTTTTCGCGTTAGTGTGGTAATGAATTTCTCTGCCATTTTGTTTTTGCTCCAACAACTCGCACTCGGTAAGGATCTGCAAGTGTTTTGAAACAGTTGGCCTTGCGGTGTCGAAATTGGTGGCTATTGCACCAGCCGTCATAGACTGCGAAGCAACCAGCAGCAGTATAGCCCTTCTTGTAGGGTCGGCAATGGCCTGAAATACATCTCTTCTTAAATTCATTATGTAGCTATTTGACTACAAATATACATGTAGTCATTTAACTACGCAAATTTTTATGACTTTTTTTAATAGGCCTTTCTTCAACAGATCGTCATAAGTTTGGTTTTATCCGTCATAATCTATTAAAGTATCAGGATCCCGTTTATAAAATTGAATATATTTGATCAGTATACTCAAAAAGAGAAGAAAGTCCCCTTAACGAACCCGAAACACTATGAAAACGTATAAAATATACCAGATAGACGCTTTTACAAAGGAGAGATTTAGCGGAAATCCAGCTGGCGTAGTGGTGAATGCCGACGGGCTGACCGACACTCAAATGCAACAGATTGCCAAAGAATTAAACAATTCTGAAACCGCCTTTCTTTTTTCTCCCGACGATAATAATGCTGATGGCTTAATCAGGTATTTTACACCAACATCAGAAGTTCCCATTTGTGGCCACGCCACAATTGCTGCGATGTATGCAAAAGCCATTGAATACAGTTTAGACTCTTGTATTTTGAAATACAAAACTAAGGTTGGCATACTGCCTTTTGAGATCATTAAGAAAAACGGGGACTATCAGATAATAATGACCCAGGGTAAATTTGAACTCAGCCCAATATTCGATACCGCTACCACTCAACAAATATTATCAGCACTAGGACTTCATTATAACGATATTGATGAAAGATGCCCGATCCAGATTGCTTCTACAGGACATTCGAAAGTGATGATTGGGATAAAAAGCAGAGAAAAACTGAACAACCTTACCCCTGATTACAATAGTTTGATTGACCTAAGTAAACAGATTAATTGCAATGGCTATTTTGTATTTACATTTGACTCGGATGATGATGACGTATTAACATACGGAAGAATGTTTGCCCCTGCAATCGGAATAAATGAAGATCCGGTTACAGGTAATGCAAATGGACCTTTAGGCGGATACCTCATACAAAATAAAATTGTTGATTTTAAAGATAATCTTTTCGAATTTAATGGCAAACAAGGAGAAAAGATAAACAGGCTCGGAATGATAAGCGTTAGTGTCGGAATTGAAAATGGCCAACCCTCGCTAATTAAGATAAAAGGTGATGCTACGGTAGTATTTAAAACTGAAATTAAAATATAACAATTAAAGGCTTTACTGCATTCAGTATAACTTCACCTAACCACTAAACGCCAAAACCCACAACTTTCTTTGTGGGTTTTGGCTCCCTCTGCTGGGCTTCACGACGAATCGGGATCTTACTCCCCAGCGACCCTCTGATTAATCCCGACACATCTGGACTCTAACCAGCTGAGCTAATTCACTCAAATCATTAATTTCTAAAAGAATTTTTTCAATTATTATTCGGCTCTTTGTCTTTTTAACCGCTTTCTCAACCTTCATAGCGAAACCGCGATTCTTTCCTAAAGCAATAGATTTCTTCAAAATCCATGGATGGTGTTTTGAAGTATAGGTCTTTCTTTCGCTATTGTTATGCTCATATAGTCGCTTCTCGGCATCTTCTGTATAGCCAACATAGTACTTATCAGAAGAACTGGAATATAAAATATATAAGTAAAACATAAAAAATATTAAACCAAAAAAGCACTACCAGACATGGCAAGGCTTATTCTTTGAAATTGCTCCCTCTGCTGGACTCCCTGCGCTCAGGATAAACTTCTCGCCCAGCGCTAAACGCAAAAAACCCACAACTTTCGTTGTGGGTTTTGGCTCCCTCTGCTGGGCTCGAACCAGCGACCCTCTGATTAATCCCGATGCATCGGGACTCTAACCAGCTGAGCTAATTCATTTAAATCATTAATTTCCAAAATAATTTTTTCAATTAGTAATCGGCTCTTTGCCTTTTTAACCGTTTTCTCAATCCTCATAGCGAAACCACGATTCTCGCCTAAAGCAATAGATTTCTTCAAAATCCATGGGCGGTGTTTTGAGGTATAGGTCGTTCTTTCGCTATTGTTATGCTCATATAGTCGTTTTTCGGCATCTTCTGTATAGCCAACATAGTACTTATCAGAAGAACTGGAATATAAAATATATAAGTAAAACATAAAAATATTAAAACAAGAAAGCCCTACCACACGTGGTAAGGCTTATTCTTTGAAATTGCTCCCTCTGCTGGGCTCGAACCAGCGACCCTCTGATTAACAGTCAGATGCTCTAACCAGCTGAGCTAAGAAGGAATATTTATTTATTCTGGTTGTGTTTTCATTAATACCGATCAAAATCCTCTGATCTTTTCTTACCCTCTGATTAATCCCGATGCATCGGGACTCTAACCAGCTGAGCTAAGAAGGAGTACTGGTCATTTCCTAAAACGACGTTCTTTGCACTTTACAGCACACATACCCTTGTTCGTTTTGGGAATGCAATATTAGGGCTTTTAAATTATTTATGCAATATTTGCAGTGAAAAATTTTAAAAAAAAATTAACACATAGATATGAGCCTGATAATCATAGGTACTGTAGCTTTTGATGCTATTGAAACTCCTTTCGGAAAAACAGATAAAATTGTAGGTGGAGCAGCAACTTACGCAAGTTTAGCGGCTTCCTACTTTTATAATGAAGCAAAAATTGTAGCAGTAGTGGGTGATGATTTTCATCAATCAGAAATTGATATCTTCACCGCACACGGCATTGACACCGAAGGATTACAGATTAAAGCAGGTGAAAAATCATTTTTTTGGTCAGGAAAATACCATAACGACATGAATAGCCGTGATACTTTAATTACGGAATTGAATGTACTGGAAAATTTCGATCCGATTATCCCAGAGAGCTATCAAGACTGCGAATACCTGATGTTAGGAAACCTAACTCCACAGGTGCAGCAAACGGTAATTAAACGCCTTAAAAACCGCCCGAAATTAATCGTAATGGACACCATGAATTTCTGGATGGATATTATGATGGATGATTTATTGGAAACCATTAAAATGGTAGATGTATTAACCATTAATGATGCCGAAGCGCGTCAGTTATCGGGCGAATACTCATTGGTTAAAGCTGCTAAAAAAATCCTTGCGATGGGGCCAAAATATCTGATCATTAAAAAAGGTGAGCATGGTGCATTGTTATTCCATGAAGATCAGATTTTCTCCGCTCCGGCTTTGCCTTTGGCAGAAGTATTTGATCCAACCGGTGCCGGTGATACTTTCGCAGGAGGTTTTATCGGTTATTTGGCTAAAGTGGGTACAATTAACTTCAATAACATGAAAAACGCGATCATTTATGGCTCTGCACTGGCCTCTTTCTGTGTAGAGAAATTTGGAACGGAAAGGTTATTAAATTTAACCGATGAAGAAGTTGCAGCAAGGATTCAGGAATTTGTAAGCTTAAGTGCTTTTACTATAGAAGTTTAATAAGTTTTCAGTTAACAGCAGGCAATTTTCAGTTGCCAGTTGTAATTAAATAAACTTTAGCCGTAGATTTAAAGATTAATTTCTTTTAAATCTACGGCTTTTTTATTAAGTAAATCTTTATACCAAACCATCTACGCTTAGCAAAATCAATTTGGTGTAGCTAGTATGGCTATCGGCATAAATTTCTCAAAAACAGCT from Flavobacterium sp. W4I14 includes these protein-coding regions:
- a CDS encoding uncharacterized protein YndB with AHSA1/START domain (product_source=COG3832; cath_funfam=3.30.530.20; cog=COG3832; pfam=PF08327; superfamily=55961), with the translated sequence MEQKTKIDAENGKQEMIITREFDLPVALLFKAYVEPEIIAQWMGTKVLKLENKKYGSYQFETADAKGNLAFVATGVIHEFVPDEKITRTFEMENTPFGVQLEFLKFDKLTDDRSKLTMHVVYKSVALRDQILALPFAQGINMAHNRLQNIVNQLK
- a CDS encoding putative endonuclease (product_source=KO:K07461; cath_funfam=3.40.1440.10; cog=COG2827; ko=KO:K07461; pfam=PF01541; superfamily=82771) codes for the protein MFYLYILYSSSSDKYYVGYTEDAEKRLYEHNNSERKTYTSKHHPWILKKSIALGKNRGFAMKVEKAVKKTKSRIIIEKILLEINDLSELAQLVRVQMCRD
- a CDS encoding putative endonuclease (product_source=KO:K07461; cath_funfam=3.40.1440.10; cog=COG2827; ko=KO:K07461; pfam=PF01541; superfamily=82771); translation: MVGLSCFNIFMFYLYILYSSSSDKYYVGYTEDAEKRLYEHNNSERTTYTSKHRPWILKKSIALGENRGFAMRIEKTVKKAKSRLLIEKIILEINDLNELAQLVRVPMHRD
- a CDS encoding uncharacterized protein YdeI (YjbR/CyaY-like superfamily) (product_source=COG4430; cog=COG4430; pfam=PF08818,PF13376; superfamily=159888), whose product is MKTNPKVDFYFNKAKKWQEELLLLRAIALDCGLTEELKWGVPCYTLHNSNVVLIHDFKEYCAFLFFEGVLLNDAAGILIQQTKNVQVGRQARFTNALEIVELKAILKTYIYEAIEVEKAGLKVDLKKTTEYTVPVEFQHKLDHIPDLKAAFEALTPGRQRAYLLHFAAPKQAKTREARVEKFIPQILSGKGLND
- a CDS encoding sugar/nucleoside kinase (ribokinase family) (product_source=COG0524; cath_funfam=3.40.1190.20; cog=COG0524; pfam=PF00294; superfamily=53613), which produces MSLIIIGTVAFDAIETPFGKTDKIVGGAATYASLAASYFYNEAKIVAVVGDDFHQSEIDIFTAHGIDTEGLQIKAGEKSFFWSGKYHNDMNSRDTLITELNVLENFDPIIPESYQDCEYLMLGNLTPQVQQTVIKRLKNRPKLIVMDTMNFWMDIMMDDLLETIKMVDVLTINDAEARQLSGEYSLVKAAKKILAMGPKYLIIKKGEHGALLFHEDQIFSAPALPLAEVFDPTGAGDTFAGGFIGYLAKVGTINFNNMKNAIIYGSALASFCVEKFGTERLLNLTDEEVAARIQEFVSLSAFTIEV
- a CDS encoding DNA-binding transcriptional ArsR family regulator (product_source=COG0640; cath_funfam=1.10.10.10; cog=COG0640; pfam=PF12840; smart=SM00418; superfamily=46785); protein product: MNLRRDVFQAIADPTRRAILLLVASQSMTAGAIATNFDTARPTVSKHLQILTECELLEQKQNGREIHYHTNAKKMKEIADFIEPFRKMWDDRFNKLENIMKNYKPSK
- a CDS encoding putative membrane protein YphA (DoxX/SURF4 family) (product_source=COG2259; cog=COG2259; pfam=PF13564; superfamily=81452; transmembrane_helix_parts=Inside_1_6,TMhelix_7_29,Outside_30_41,TMhelix_42_64,Inside_65_72,TMhelix_73_92,Outside_93_96,TMhelix_97_116,Inside_117_127) yields the protein MTKRNKIIYWIATIWLSLGMLSTGVVQLIKMKEEVALFTQLGYPLYFLTILGIWKILGVVAVLIPKFTLLKEWAYAGFFFAMSGAVFSHIAIGDTSTSAYFGPILLLVLTVVSWYFRPADRKISSVN
- a CDS encoding PhzF family phenazine biosynthesis protein (product_source=TIGR00654; cath_funfam=3.10.310.10; cog=COG0384; pfam=PF02567; superfamily=54506; tigrfam=TIGR00654), which encodes MKTYKIYQIDAFTKERFSGNPAGVVVNADGLTDTQMQQIAKELNNSETAFLFSPDDNNADGLIRYFTPTSEVPICGHATIAAMYAKAIEYSLDSCILKYKTKVGILPFEIIKKNGDYQIIMTQGKFELSPIFDTATTQQILSALGLHYNDIDERCPIQIASTGHSKVMIGIKSREKLNNLTPDYNSLIDLSKQINCNGYFVFTFDSDDDDVLTYGRMFAPAIGINEDPVTGNANGPLGGYLIQNKIVDFKDNLFEFNGKQGEKINRLGMISVSVGIENGQPSLIKIKGDATVVFKTEIKI
- a CDS encoding hypothetical protein (product_source=Hypo-rule applied; pfam=PF14066); this translates as MSKINNNKKELSVAQTEELLHILKARFEKNMNRHKGLEWAKVQAKLEANPEKLWVLDEMEVTGGEPDVVDYDKETGEYIFYDCSAESPKGRRSICYDLEGLESRKEHQPENNAVDMAAAMGVELLTEEQYHFLQQFGKFDTKTSSWIVTPPEIRKLGGALFGDRRYDHVFVYHNGAQSYYAARAFRGLLKV